A genomic stretch from Desulfolutivibrio sulfodismutans DSM 3696 includes:
- a CDS encoding DUF599 domain-containing protein codes for MEFLAPHFLDVVCLLISITMFTLYNVFIWRKLKSDPIYTIQGASNLARRAWVVTVMEEKNDILAVQTLRNSTMAATFLASTAILLSVGVLSLTGQLDTIGTTWHSLNIFGSTEQSTLALKILVLLVNLFIAFFSFSSSIRMYNHVGFMINVPCMDGNYSSSMTFVAMQLNRAASHFHFGMHAFYFLVPLVFWFFGPLLLVFSTLAMICVVFCLDRTSKMYCDYMTPFSMKSCNLK; via the coding sequence GTGGAATTTCTCGCGCCGCATTTCTTGGATGTGGTCTGTCTGCTGATCTCCATCACCATGTTTACGCTCTACAACGTGTTTATCTGGCGAAAATTGAAGTCAGATCCCATCTATACAATTCAAGGAGCATCAAATCTTGCCCGCAGGGCCTGGGTCGTTACCGTCATGGAGGAGAAAAACGACATCCTTGCCGTGCAGACGCTCCGAAATTCCACCATGGCTGCGACATTTCTCGCTTCAACTGCGATACTGCTCTCGGTGGGAGTCCTCTCGTTGACAGGCCAATTAGACACTATCGGAACCACATGGCATTCGCTCAACATCTTCGGTTCGACCGAGCAGAGCACCTTGGCCCTGAAGATTTTGGTTCTGCTGGTGAACCTGTTCATTGCTTTTTTCAGTTTCTCGTCGTCCATCAGGATGTATAATCATGTCGGGTTCATGATCAATGTGCCGTGCATGGATGGAAACTACAGCTCCTCGATGACATTCGTCGCCATGCAACTCAATCGCGCGGCAAGCCATTTTCACTTCGGGATGCATGCCTTTTATTTTCTTGTTCCCCTCGTGTTTTGGTTTTTTGGTCCGCTCTTGTTGGTTTTTTCCACGTTGGCCATGATCTGTGTCGTCTTCTGTTTGGACAGGACGTCTAAAATGTACTGTGATTATATGACGCCGTTTAGCATGAAGAGTTGCAATCTGAAGTAG
- a CDS encoding sulfite exporter TauE/SafE family protein — MGLGRNVFEFLKSASIAHAKWDLEVSTSILRNRKKMLFLIALALPIMAVSFVEAGDFLGGKTAYAPAFYTTTIFLVSIAVGLAAGLITGCIGAGGGFIITPALMAAGVKGILAVGTDLFHIFAKAIMGTAVHKKLGNISVKLAIAFLVGSGGGTFIGGAINKGLYNKDPLLSELFISVIYSVLLGFLGFYALFDFLKSSRGQAAQSGGGHDAHGGPSGTTGLAVKLQNMKIPPMITFDEDFVPGGKRISGWIVAAGGMVVGILAAIMGVGGGFVTFPMFVYIFGVSSMTTVGTDILQIIFTAGLGAIAQYAIYGFVFYTLAMGMLLGSLLGIQVGALTTKVVKGIHIRGFYAMSIIAGFINRIAVLPKKLVELEYIDMSKAMVNNIEFVGNIIFWVVVAIFGVWVIGKFLTNISTLKQEA, encoded by the coding sequence ATGGGTTTGGGCAGAAACGTCTTTGAGTTCCTAAAATCAGCGTCCATTGCGCACGCGAAATGGGATCTGGAAGTCTCCACGTCCATTTTGCGCAACCGGAAAAAAATGCTGTTTCTCATCGCCCTGGCCTTGCCGATCATGGCGGTGTCCTTCGTGGAAGCCGGGGATTTCCTGGGCGGCAAGACGGCCTATGCGCCGGCCTTCTACACCACGACCATCTTTCTGGTGTCCATCGCCGTGGGCCTGGCTGCGGGGCTCATCACCGGATGTATCGGCGCGGGCGGCGGCTTCATCATCACCCCGGCGCTGATGGCCGCAGGCGTCAAGGGCATCCTGGCCGTGGGAACCGATCTGTTCCACATCTTCGCCAAGGCCATCATGGGCACGGCCGTGCATAAAAAGCTCGGCAACATCTCGGTGAAACTGGCCATCGCCTTCCTTGTCGGCTCCGGCGGCGGCACGTTCATCGGCGGCGCCATCAACAAGGGCCTCTACAACAAGGATCCGCTTCTGTCCGAGCTTTTCATCAGCGTCATCTATTCCGTGCTGCTCGGCTTCCTGGGATTCTACGCCCTGTTCGACTTCCTGAAGTCCAGCCGTGGACAGGCGGCCCAGAGCGGCGGCGGCCATGACGCCCACGGCGGCCCCAGCGGCACCACGGGCCTGGCCGTGAAGCTTCAGAACATGAAGATTCCCCCCATGATCACCTTCGACGAGGACTTCGTCCCCGGCGGCAAGCGCATTTCCGGCTGGATCGTGGCTGCAGGCGGCATGGTGGTCGGCATCCTGGCCGCCATCATGGGCGTGGGCGGCGGCTTCGTCACCTTCCCCATGTTCGTGTACATCTTCGGCGTGTCCTCCATGACCACCGTGGGTACGGACATCCTTCAGATCATCTTCACCGCCGGCCTTGGCGCCATCGCCCAGTACGCTATCTACGGCTTCGTGTTTTATACCCTGGCCATGGGCATGCTGCTCGGATCGCTTTTGGGCATCCAGGTCGGCGCGCTGACCACCAAGGTGGTCAAGGGCATCCACATCCGGGGCTTCTACGCCATGTCCATCATCGCCGGTTTCATCAACCGCATAGCCGTGTTGCCCAAGAAGCTGGTGGAGCTCGAATACATCGACATGTCCAAGGCCATGGTCAACAACATCGAGTTCGTGGGAAACATCATCTTCTGGGTCGTGGTGGCCATTTTCGGGGTCTGGGTTATCGGCAAGTTCCTTACCAACATTTCGACGCTCAAACAGGAGGCCTAG
- a CDS encoding response regulator: MRVLVVEDDFTSRKVLQKILTPHGEVDIAVNGLEAVEAFEASLREDRPYDLICMDIMMPEMDGQEALKKIRALERGQGVNPVDEVKVIMTTALDDPKNVVEAYYKGGATSYVPKPIDKHMLLHLLKNLNLIE, from the coding sequence ATGCGCGTTTTGGTCGTGGAAGACGATTTCACCAGCCGGAAGGTGTTGCAAAAAATCCTCACGCCCCACGGCGAGGTGGATATTGCGGTCAATGGCCTGGAGGCCGTGGAGGCGTTCGAGGCGTCTTTGCGCGAGGATCGCCCCTATGATCTGATCTGCATGGACATCATGATGCCGGAGATGGACGGCCAGGAGGCCCTGAAAAAAATCCGGGCGCTGGAGAGGGGCCAGGGCGTCAATCCCGTCGACGAGGTCAAGGTGATCATGACCACGGCCCTGGACGATCCCAAGAACGTGGTTGAGGCCTACTACAAGGGCGGCGCCACGTCGTATGTGCCCAAGCCCATCGACAAGCACATGCTGCTGCATCTTCTGAAAAATCTGAATCTCATCGAATAG